The genomic interval TGCGCCTCGCGGTACGCCTCGGCGAGCCGGGCGGCGAAGGCCGCGTGGCCGGGGTCGATGCGGCGGACGGCCGCGTGTCCCGCCTCGGTCGGGGCGAGGAGTTTGGCCCGCCGGTGGGCGGGGTTGGGCCGGTACTCGGCGAGGCCCCGCTCCACCAGCAGGTCGGCGACGCGCTGCACGCTCTGCCGGGTGATGCCCATGGCGCGGGCGATCCCGGACACCGGCAGCGGGCCGCGGAGCACCGCGCCCAGCACCTGCCACCGGGCGGCGGTGAGTCCGGCGGGGCGGGCCAGTTCCTCGGCGACCGCGAGGAACTGGCCGTTGAGCCGGAAGGCGCCGAGCGCGCCCCGGCTGAGCAGGTCCTGTTCGTCCCGGCTCACCGGCTCACCGCCTCCGTCCACTCCGCGAAGGCGCCCGGGTCGGAGTCGTGGAACAGCCGGTACCAGGCGTCGGTCGCCTTGTCGTCATAGGCGCCGAGCAGCGTGAGGATCTCGCGGGCGAAGGCGACCGGTTCGGTCGGTCCCGCGGTGACGAGGAGGCCGTCGGTGACGGCGTCGGCGTCGACGTACCGGCCGGCGCCCGCGTATCCGGTCGCCGCGAGGTAGGGGGCGGCGGCGCTGGTGTGCGCGCGGTCGTCGAGCAGGCCCTCGCGGGCGAGCCCGGCGGTGGCGCCGCAGATCGCGGCGACCGGCACGCCGGCGTCGAGGAAGGCACGGGCGGCGCGGGCGGCGGGGGCGAGGTCGTCACCCTCGTCCCAGGCGGTGGCGCCGGGGAGGATCAGCAGCGCGCTGTCCTCGGGGCGCAGGTCCTCCAGTGCGAGGTCGGGCTGGGCGCGGAGGCCGCCCATGCTGGTGACGGGCCGGCCGCCGCGGGTGGCGGTGCGGACTTCGAAGCCCGCGAGGGCGAGGTGCGCGGTGGCGTGACCGGTCTCCCAGTCGGCCCAGGTGTCGTAGAGGGCGAGATGCACGGGCTTGCGGGTCATGACCGCTCCCTGGGGGTCGGTTCCTCTGCCGAACTTTGACAGCAGCCTGTCACTATAACAGCATGCTGTCAAATGTGCACCGCGCCCCCTCGTCGACAACCTGTCGCGGAAAGTCCTGGACCGCAGACAGGCCGCCCATGTCGCTCCACGCCGCCCCCGCCTACCCTCGGGCGCATGACCCCTCAGCCCGACCCCGAGGCCGGGGCGGCCGTCAAGGCCGCCGACCGTGCGCATGTGTTCCACTCCTGGTCCGCGCAGGAGCTCATCGACCCGCTCGCCGTCGCCGGGGCGGAGGGGTCGTACTTCTGGGACTACGACGGCCGCCGCTACCTGGACTTCACCAGCGGCCTCGTCTACACCAACATCGGTTACCAGCACCCCAAGGTCGTCGCCGCGATCCAGGAGCAGGCGGCGCGGATGACGACGTTCGCGCCCGCGTTCGCCGTCGAGGCGCGCTCGGAGGCGGCCCGGCTGATCGCC from Streptomyces sp. DH-12 carries:
- a CDS encoding MarR family transcriptional regulator, whose protein sequence is MSRDEQDLLSRGALGAFRLNGQFLAVAEELARPAGLTAARWQVLGAVLRGPLPVSGIARAMGITRQSVQRVADLLVERGLAEYRPNPAHRRAKLLAPTEAGHAAVRRIDPGHAAFAARLAEAYREAHGEEGLAEAVRALERLSTVLDGLGPPVTEP
- a CDS encoding DJ-1/PfpI family protein — translated: MTRKPVHLALYDTWADWETGHATAHLALAGFEVRTATRGGRPVTSMGGLRAQPDLALEDLRPEDSALLILPGATAWDEGDDLAPAARAARAFLDAGVPVAAICGATAGLAREGLLDDRAHTSAAAPYLAATGYAGAGRYVDADAVTDGLLVTAGPTEPVAFAREILTLLGAYDDKATDAWYRLFHDSDPGAFAEWTEAVSR